A stretch of Schaalia odontolytica DNA encodes these proteins:
- a CDS encoding DNA topoisomerase (ATP-hydrolyzing) subunit A, translating to MAKKDQVVDIPEKDENITEIDVSDEMRGSFLEYAVSVIYARALPDARDGLKPVQRRILFQMDQMGLRPDKGHVKSQRVVGEVMGKLHPHGDSAIYEALVRLAQPFNLRVPLVDGHGNFGSLDDGPAAARYTEARMAPAALDLVTGLDEDTVDFVPNYDNQFMQPDVLPAAFPQLLVNGASGIAVGMATNIAPHNLSETIAGAIHLLDNPSASVADLMRYIPGPDLPEGGVIVGLEGIKEAYEAGRGAFKTRAKVQIERVTARKMGIIVTQLPYMVGPEKVIEKIKENANAGRLKGISSVQNLTDRIHGLRLVIEVKNGFNPEAVLQQLYQRTPLEDSFSINAVALVGGQPRTLGLKEMLQVFLDHRLDVTTRRSRFRLKKCEDRLHLVEGLLIAILDIDDVIAIIRSSDDAEIARERLMTAFDLSEAQANYILELRLRRLTKFSRIELETERDELLAKIASLREILEDPELLRALVKKELREVSDRLGTPRRTLLLASTGTPVGAASDDAALAALPSVSRSGKGLDLQIPDDPCVVVLSSSGALARVEGGDPLEPGPRAASDGWRVQLPSTARSQVAVVTEDGVAHRIDVVDLPALPRFETGLSLAGAMPASLLLHTDVPAVGLLDPEGTDVVAMGTARGTVKRLRPDVLQRDEWEVIALEDGDRLVGFDRCSDEADLVFISSDAQLLRTPAAKVRPQGRTAGGMAGMKLNPGAEALGFWVVEAPIDAVVVTVAAALGALPGTGQTTVKVTPFECYPTKGRGGQGVRCQRFLRGEDRLDIAWVGTKPARAASADGSPVELPAEDERRDGSGVPITFAIASIG from the coding sequence AAGGACCAGGTCGTCGACATCCCTGAGAAGGACGAGAACATCACAGAGATCGACGTGTCCGATGAGATGCGTGGGTCCTTCCTGGAGTATGCCGTCTCGGTGATCTACGCTCGCGCGCTCCCCGACGCGCGCGACGGCCTCAAGCCCGTGCAGCGCCGCATCCTGTTCCAGATGGATCAGATGGGGCTGCGCCCCGACAAGGGACACGTGAAGTCCCAGCGCGTCGTCGGCGAGGTCATGGGTAAGCTCCACCCGCACGGCGATTCCGCGATTTACGAGGCCCTGGTGCGCCTCGCGCAGCCCTTCAACCTGCGCGTTCCCCTGGTTGACGGCCACGGTAACTTCGGATCTCTGGACGACGGCCCTGCCGCCGCTCGTTACACCGAGGCGCGCATGGCACCCGCCGCTCTGGACCTGGTGACGGGTCTGGATGAGGACACGGTCGATTTCGTCCCCAACTACGACAACCAGTTCATGCAGCCGGACGTCTTGCCGGCGGCCTTCCCCCAGCTCCTGGTCAACGGCGCCTCGGGCATCGCCGTGGGTATGGCGACGAATATCGCCCCGCATAACCTGTCGGAGACGATCGCTGGCGCTATCCACCTGCTGGATAACCCGTCGGCGTCCGTCGCCGACCTCATGCGCTACATCCCCGGCCCCGACCTGCCCGAGGGCGGCGTCATCGTCGGCCTCGAGGGCATCAAAGAAGCCTACGAAGCCGGCCGAGGCGCGTTCAAGACCCGCGCGAAGGTCCAGATCGAGCGCGTGACCGCCCGCAAGATGGGCATCATCGTCACGCAGCTGCCCTACATGGTCGGCCCGGAAAAGGTCATCGAAAAGATCAAGGAGAACGCGAACGCGGGACGCCTTAAGGGCATTTCCTCGGTTCAGAACCTCACCGACCGTATCCACGGCCTGCGCCTGGTCATCGAAGTAAAGAACGGCTTCAACCCCGAGGCCGTGCTCCAGCAGCTCTACCAGCGCACGCCTCTGGAGGATTCCTTCTCGATCAACGCGGTGGCGCTCGTGGGCGGCCAGCCGCGCACGCTGGGCCTGAAGGAGATGCTGCAGGTCTTCCTGGATCACCGCCTGGATGTCACGACACGCCGCAGCCGCTTCCGCCTGAAGAAGTGCGAGGATCGCCTGCACCTGGTCGAGGGCCTGCTCATCGCGATCCTGGACATCGACGACGTTATCGCCATCATTCGCTCCTCCGATGACGCGGAGATCGCGCGCGAGCGCCTCATGACGGCCTTCGACCTGTCCGAGGCCCAGGCCAACTACATCCTCGAGCTGCGCCTGCGTCGCCTCACGAAGTTCTCGCGCATCGAGCTGGAGACCGAGCGCGATGAGCTGCTGGCAAAGATCGCTTCGCTGCGCGAGATCCTGGAGGATCCAGAGCTGCTGCGCGCGCTCGTGAAGAAGGAGCTGCGCGAGGTCTCGGATCGCCTGGGCACGCCGCGTCGCACGCTGCTGCTGGCCTCGACGGGCACGCCCGTGGGAGCCGCGTCCGACGATGCCGCACTGGCGGCCCTGCCGTCGGTGTCGCGGTCCGGTAAGGGCCTTGACCTGCAGATCCCGGACGACCCGTGCGTCGTGGTCCTGTCCTCCTCGGGCGCTCTCGCCCGCGTCGAGGGCGGGGACCCGCTGGAGCCCGGTCCGCGCGCGGCGTCGGACGGCTGGCGCGTACAGCTGCCGTCGACGGCCCGCTCGCAGGTGGCCGTGGTGACGGAGGACGGCGTCGCCCACCGCATCGACGTCGTGGATCTACCGGCGCTCCCCCGCTTTGAGACGGGCCTGTCGCTCGCCGGCGCCATGCCTGCGTCGCTCCTCCTGCACACGGACGTTCCCGCAGTGGGCCTGCTCGATCCCGAAGGCACCGACGTGGTCGCGATGGGCACGGCTCGCGGCACGGTCAAGCGCCTGCGCCCGGACGTGCTGCAGCGCGACGAGTGGGAGGTCATCGCCCTGGAGGACGGCGATCGCCTGGTGGGCTTCGATCGCTGCTCGGACGAGGCGGACCTGGTGTTTATTTCGTCGGACGCGCAGCTGCTGCGTACCCCCGCCGCGAAGGTGCGCCCGCAGGGTCGCACGGCCGGCGGCATGGCCGGCATGAAGCTGAACCCTGGGGCCGAGGCCCTGGGCTTCTGGGTGGTCGAAGCTCCCATCGACGCCGTCGTGGTGACGGTGGCCGCGGCGCTCGGCGCGCTGCCGGGCACGGGCCAGACGACTGTGAAGGTGACGCCTTTCGAGTGCTACCCCACGAAGGGTCGAGGCGGCCAGGGCGTGCGCTGCCAGCGCTTCCTGCGCGGCGAGGATCGCCTGGATATCGCTTGGGTGGGCACCAAGCCGGCACGGGCCGCGTCCGCGGATGGTTCGCCTGTGGAGCTTCCCGCTGAGGATGAGCGCCGCGACGGCTCGGGTGTACCGATCACCTTTGCGATCGCATCGATCGGCTGA
- a CDS encoding PfkB family carbohydrate kinase, protein MTRIVNIGEALIDEITRPNSEPVEVVGGSMLNVAAGLTRLGHESELATWFARDARGDKVRAHAEAAGVTLTPGSDGAEFTTVAHAAVDEKGHATYEFDLSWDVPAVEDPDTVGHVHTGSYVVVVEPGADKVLAAVKRQAIRGTVSYDPNIRPALLGTPDEARPHIEAIVALADVVKASDEDLEWLYPGRPVEDVIREWAQSGPSLILCTRGPWGVYIKAAAERDMMVVDPLDVELVDTVGAGDSLMAGLISGLVDAGLLGSGEAKQRLREASWDQILPAIHRGIITSGITILHQGAYSPTREEVAGILAADPTLRG, encoded by the coding sequence ATGACTAGGATCGTGAACATCGGGGAAGCTCTCATCGACGAGATCACCCGCCCAAACAGTGAACCCGTCGAAGTTGTCGGGGGATCGATGCTCAACGTCGCAGCCGGCCTGACCCGGCTCGGCCACGAATCCGAGCTGGCGACGTGGTTCGCCCGTGACGCTCGCGGCGATAAGGTGCGCGCTCACGCCGAGGCCGCCGGTGTCACCCTGACGCCCGGCAGTGACGGCGCCGAATTCACCACGGTGGCCCACGCCGCCGTCGACGAGAAGGGGCACGCCACCTACGAGTTCGACCTCTCGTGGGACGTTCCCGCCGTCGAGGACCCGGACACCGTTGGGCACGTCCACACCGGCTCCTACGTGGTCGTCGTCGAGCCCGGCGCCGACAAGGTCCTGGCCGCTGTCAAGCGCCAAGCCATCCGCGGCACCGTGTCCTACGACCCGAACATTCGCCCCGCTCTCCTGGGTACGCCCGACGAGGCCCGCCCGCACATCGAGGCGATCGTGGCCCTCGCGGACGTCGTGAAGGCATCCGACGAGGATCTCGAGTGGCTCTACCCGGGCCGTCCCGTCGAGGACGTCATCCGCGAGTGGGCGCAGTCCGGCCCGTCGCTGATCCTGTGCACGCGCGGCCCCTGGGGCGTCTACATCAAGGCTGCCGCCGAGCGCGACATGATGGTTGTCGACCCGCTGGACGTTGAGCTGGTGGACACCGTGGGCGCGGGCGACTCGCTCATGGCCGGCCTCATCTCCGGCCTCGTGGACGCGGGACTCCTGGGTTCCGGCGAGGCGAAGCAGCGTCTGCGCGAGGCCTCGTGGGACCAGATCCTGCCCGCCATTCACCGAGGCATCATCACCTCCGGCATCACCATCTTGCACCAGGGCGCGTACTCGCCCACGCGCGAGGAGGTTGCCGGCATTCTGGCCGCCGACCCGACGCTGCGAGGCTGA
- a CDS encoding GNAT family acetyltransferase, whose translation MSIPLAQRANAPEFVPFPGEHHGIEWESLTAAHHDGLSALFARMEARDNPPYRTSPDEVEEMLSGASQWRGLVGIARRGIAAGRIVAFAQVVLRFPGRVECVCVGGVDPDFRRIGLGNAIVDWQEGTARQMLAEVEGDAPAQITCHVETGQDDLEAQLKVHGFRWTRTYYELRASLEGLPPVPDLGSYMSIEAWGPQWEEPALRAANRLNESEWGRPPLTQEQWMQGRTAFAPEWSFVAVDRRGDRPRVAGFLLASRYEQDWAALGWREGYIDQLGVLSQWRESRVADALILASMWAQKRDGMDRAGTGVGSANHTGALAIYDYLGFRTVGQTRLYAIEI comes from the coding sequence ATGAGCATTCCTCTCGCGCAGCGAGCAAATGCCCCCGAGTTCGTCCCCTTCCCGGGCGAACATCACGGGATTGAATGGGAGTCGCTGACGGCCGCCCACCACGATGGCCTGTCCGCGCTTTTCGCCCGCATGGAGGCTCGCGATAACCCCCCGTATCGCACCAGCCCGGACGAGGTCGAGGAGATGCTTTCGGGTGCCTCGCAGTGGCGAGGCCTTGTCGGGATTGCCCGTAGGGGTATCGCAGCGGGTCGCATCGTCGCCTTCGCTCAGGTGGTCCTGCGTTTCCCGGGGCGTGTGGAGTGCGTGTGCGTCGGCGGAGTGGACCCCGACTTTCGGCGCATCGGCCTCGGCAATGCGATCGTCGACTGGCAGGAGGGCACTGCCCGACAGATGCTGGCTGAGGTCGAGGGTGACGCTCCCGCTCAGATCACCTGTCACGTCGAGACCGGCCAGGACGATCTCGAGGCGCAGCTGAAGGTGCACGGTTTCCGCTGGACGCGCACCTACTACGAGCTGCGCGCGTCCTTGGAGGGTCTTCCGCCGGTTCCCGACTTGGGCTCGTACATGAGCATCGAGGCCTGGGGTCCCCAGTGGGAGGAACCCGCCCTGCGCGCGGCGAACCGCCTCAACGAGTCCGAGTGGGGCCGGCCCCCGCTCACCCAGGAGCAGTGGATGCAGGGGCGCACGGCCTTTGCTCCCGAATGGTCTTTCGTCGCCGTCGACCGGAGGGGGGATCGCCCCCGCGTTGCCGGTTTCCTGCTGGCATCGCGTTACGAGCAGGACTGGGCGGCTCTGGGCTGGCGCGAGGGGTACATCGACCAGCTGGGCGTCCTGTCTCAGTGGCGCGAGAGCCGCGTTGCTGACGCGCTGATCCTGGCGTCGATGTGGGCGCAGAAGCGCGACGGCATGGATCGCGCGGGCACGGGCGTGGGGTCCGCGAACCACACGGGCGCTCTCGCCATCTACGACTACCTCGGCTTCCGTACGGTCGGCCAGACGAGGCTCTACGCGATCGAAATTTGA
- a CDS encoding GNAT family N-acetyltransferase, with the protein MIGRDAPAVYALISLIEDDDNAIRRTSVDDIADMMEGENGRDWVDTIVGLDAKRNICAVASVRVLRGIHEAATAVVSAFIHPHWRGRGVGRALLYWQDGRARQMLVEEFGADSEVPASISNLVDAHMTDRRRLYIAAGFFAKRTYQVMYRDLAGGEVPVPARHGYRILPWNEVPQDQVRAIHMEAFQQSFRSPLRALWWDDAMNHFDPRWSFVAVDAQGEVVGYAITGRPAQRWVATGRPEAYIYLLGVAEAHRGRSIASALVGHAVAAASASGASRIGLDVDMSSPDGAHKIYEHLGFVDEAAEVYYTIDQ; encoded by the coding sequence ATGATCGGCCGCGATGCCCCCGCCGTGTACGCGCTTATCTCCCTGATCGAAGACGACGACAACGCCATTCGACGCACCTCTGTCGACGACATCGCGGACATGATGGAGGGCGAGAACGGGCGCGACTGGGTGGACACGATCGTCGGCCTGGACGCGAAGCGAAACATCTGCGCCGTGGCGTCCGTGCGCGTGCTGCGCGGCATTCACGAGGCCGCCACCGCCGTCGTCAGCGCCTTCATTCACCCGCACTGGCGTGGCCGAGGCGTGGGCCGGGCTCTGCTCTACTGGCAGGACGGGCGCGCCCGACAGATGCTCGTCGAGGAATTTGGAGCCGATTCTGAGGTTCCTGCCTCGATTTCGAACCTCGTCGACGCGCACATGACCGATCGTCGCCGCCTCTACATTGCGGCCGGCTTCTTCGCTAAGCGCACGTACCAAGTCATGTACCGCGACCTGGCCGGCGGCGAGGTGCCCGTGCCCGCGCGTCACGGATACCGCATCCTGCCGTGGAACGAGGTTCCGCAGGACCAGGTTCGCGCCATCCATATGGAGGCCTTCCAGCAGTCGTTCCGTTCGCCGCTGCGCGCGCTGTGGTGGGACGACGCGATGAACCACTTCGACCCGCGTTGGTCGTTCGTGGCCGTGGATGCTCAGGGTGAGGTCGTTGGCTACGCGATCACTGGACGTCCCGCGCAGCGCTGGGTGGCTACGGGCCGTCCGGAGGCCTACATCTACCTGCTCGGCGTCGCCGAGGCGCACCGCGGACGCTCCATTGCAAGCGCCCTCGTCGGGCACGCCGTCGCCGCAGCGTCCGCGTCTGGCGCGTCGCGCATTGGCCTCGACGTTGACATGTCGAGCCCGGACGGAGCGCATAAGATTTACGAACATCTGGGCTTCGTGGATGAAGCCGCTGAGGTTTACTACACGATCGACCAGTAG
- a CDS encoding type IIA DNA topoisomerase subunit B: MMHIVTPTDASDYNARHLSVLEGLEAVRKRPGMYIGSTDHRGLMHCLWEIIDNAVDEALEGHCDTIDVRLHPDHSASVADNGRGIPVDIVPGQGLTGVEVVYTKLHAGGKFGGGSYAASGGLHGVGASVVNALSARLDVQVDRGGKTHEMCFRRGEPGEFDDSKQRTPNSPFKPFVDGSTLKTVGKVKKSQTGTRVRFWADFQIFPSTEGFSWENLLARARQTAFLVPGLTINCYDERGEEELHESFRFDGGVVDFANWLASDGPVTDTWHITGAGTYNETVQALDSETGHLRATEVERTCEVDIALRWGIGYDTTVQSFVNIIATPKGGTHVTGFEQAVLKTLRAAIDKNARKLKVGAKDGRPEKDDVQAGMTAVITVRFPEPQFEGQTKETLGTPQIRTVVNRVVSDWLKAKFASSKRDDKQQTSLLMEKVVGEMKARVSARLHKEISRKKNALETSSLPAKLADCRLEDVEETELFIVEGDSALGTAKAARNSHYQALFPIRGKILNVQKASTADMLANAECANIIQVIGAGSGRTFDLSQARYGKVILMTDADVDGAHIRTLLLTLFFRYMRPMVEAGRIYAAVPPLHRIEVAGKGRKKREYIYTYSEDELHRKLAALRRSGRTWKEPIQRYKGLGEMDADQLAETTMDRAHRSLRRITLADEEALRQAEDVFELLMGSTVGPRKEFIVEESAGLDRTRIDA, translated from the coding sequence ATGATGCACATCGTGACTCCTACCGACGCATCCGACTACAACGCACGGCACCTCTCGGTCCTCGAGGGGCTCGAAGCCGTGCGCAAGCGCCCCGGCATGTACATCGGCTCCACCGACCATCGGGGCCTCATGCACTGCCTCTGGGAGATCATCGACAACGCGGTCGACGAGGCCCTGGAAGGCCACTGCGACACGATCGACGTGCGCCTGCACCCCGATCACTCCGCCTCCGTCGCCGACAACGGCCGAGGAATCCCCGTCGACATCGTGCCCGGACAGGGCCTGACGGGCGTCGAGGTCGTCTACACTAAGCTCCACGCCGGCGGTAAGTTCGGCGGCGGCTCCTACGCGGCCTCGGGCGGCCTCCACGGCGTCGGCGCCTCCGTCGTGAACGCCCTGTCGGCCCGCCTCGACGTGCAGGTCGACCGCGGCGGCAAGACCCACGAGATGTGCTTCCGCCGCGGCGAACCCGGCGAATTCGACGACTCCAAGCAGCGCACCCCCAACTCGCCGTTCAAGCCGTTCGTGGATGGCTCGACGCTCAAGACCGTCGGCAAGGTGAAGAAATCCCAGACCGGCACGCGCGTGCGCTTCTGGGCGGACTTCCAGATCTTCCCGTCGACCGAGGGGTTCTCGTGGGAGAACCTGCTGGCGCGCGCCCGCCAGACCGCGTTCCTCGTGCCCGGCCTGACCATCAACTGCTACGACGAGCGCGGCGAAGAGGAACTTCACGAGAGCTTCCGCTTCGACGGCGGCGTCGTCGACTTCGCGAACTGGCTGGCCTCCGACGGCCCCGTCACCGACACGTGGCACATCACGGGTGCGGGTACCTACAACGAGACCGTGCAGGCTCTGGACTCCGAGACCGGGCACCTGCGCGCCACCGAGGTCGAGCGCACCTGCGAGGTCGACATCGCGCTGCGCTGGGGCATCGGCTACGACACGACCGTCCAGTCCTTCGTCAACATCATCGCCACCCCCAAGGGCGGCACCCACGTCACCGGCTTCGAGCAGGCAGTCCTCAAGACCCTGCGTGCCGCGATCGACAAGAATGCGCGCAAGCTCAAGGTCGGCGCGAAGGACGGGCGCCCCGAAAAAGACGACGTCCAGGCCGGCATGACGGCCGTCATCACCGTGCGCTTCCCCGAGCCTCAGTTCGAGGGACAGACCAAGGAAACGCTGGGCACTCCCCAGATTCGCACCGTCGTCAACCGTGTGGTCTCCGACTGGCTGAAGGCCAAGTTCGCCTCCTCCAAGCGCGACGACAAGCAGCAGACCTCCCTCCTCATGGAGAAGGTCGTCGGCGAGATGAAGGCCCGCGTCTCCGCGCGCCTGCACAAGGAGATCTCGCGTAAGAAGAACGCGCTGGAAACCTCCTCGCTGCCCGCCAAGCTCGCGGACTGCCGCCTCGAGGACGTCGAGGAGACCGAGCTCTTCATCGTCGAGGGCGACTCCGCCCTGGGCACGGCCAAGGCCGCGCGCAACTCCCACTACCAGGCCCTGTTCCCGATTCGAGGAAAGATCCTCAACGTGCAGAAGGCCTCGACCGCGGACATGCTGGCCAACGCCGAGTGTGCCAACATCATCCAGGTGATCGGCGCGGGCTCGGGCCGTACCTTCGACCTGTCCCAGGCTCGCTACGGCAAGGTCATCCTCATGACCGACGCCGACGTCGACGGCGCGCACATCCGTACCCTGCTGCTCACCCTGTTCTTCCGCTATATGCGCCCCATGGTCGAGGCTGGCCGCATCTACGCCGCCGTCCCGCCCCTGCATCGCATCGAGGTTGCAGGCAAGGGACGCAAGAAGCGCGAGTACATCTACACCTACTCCGAGGACGAGCTGCATCGTAAGCTCGCCGCCCTGCGTCGCTCGGGCCGCACGTGGAAGGAACCCATCCAGCGGTACAAGGGCCTGGGCGAGATGGATGCCGACCAGCTGGCTGAGACCACGATGGACCGGGCTCACCGCTCGCTGCGTCGCATCACGCTGGCCGACGAGGAAGCCCTGCGTCAGGCGGAGGACGTGTTTGAGCTGCTCATGGGCTCGACCGTGGGCCCGCGCAAGGAGTTTATCGTCGAGGAATCCGCGGGGCTGGATCGTACGCGTATCGACGCGTAA
- a CDS encoding ABC transporter permease, which yields MKIAWNEITYQPKKFVLIEFLIATLMFMVVFLSGLTNGLGASVSAQITNYGPLTYVLSTDSEGVIPYSSVTSDDIEALEAAGMRDYASLVIQRATITQNDDSNTLDITYFATDHNDGNVLQPTLIDSDLTISDLGDDEVILDSAFENEGIHVGDRVIDKISEQELTVVAFASRANYGYSDIGFVSSQTYAGMRTVTVPNYEWQAQTVVTSDEIAEDALPAHLMTADRQQVIDKIPGYKAQNLTLKMITWVLLVASSAILGVFFYILTLQKLRQFGVLKAIGMPMRTITYIQISQLTIISIIGVTIGLGLAAAMAPFLPSTVPSIMTLADNVTVAISFVVTSILCGALSLLKIKKVDPIEVIGGNGE from the coding sequence ATGAAAATAGCGTGGAACGAAATTACATATCAACCAAAGAAGTTCGTTCTCATCGAGTTCCTGATCGCCACGCTCATGTTCATGGTCGTGTTCCTCTCGGGTCTCACCAACGGCCTCGGAGCCTCCGTGTCCGCGCAGATCACGAACTACGGTCCCCTCACCTACGTCCTGTCGACGGACTCTGAGGGTGTCATCCCCTATTCGTCGGTGACCTCCGACGACATCGAGGCCCTCGAAGCGGCCGGCATGCGCGACTACGCGAGCCTCGTCATCCAGCGCGCGACCATCACTCAGAACGACGACTCGAACACCCTGGACATCACGTACTTCGCGACGGATCACAACGACGGTAACGTTCTCCAGCCGACCCTCATCGACTCCGACCTGACGATCTCCGATCTGGGAGACGACGAGGTCATCCTCGACAGCGCATTTGAGAACGAGGGCATCCACGTCGGGGATCGGGTGATCGACAAGATCTCGGAGCAGGAGCTCACGGTCGTCGCCTTCGCCTCGCGAGCCAACTACGGCTACAGCGACATCGGTTTCGTCAGCTCGCAGACCTACGCGGGTATGCGCACGGTGACCGTTCCGAACTACGAGTGGCAGGCCCAGACGGTCGTCACGTCGGATGAGATCGCGGAGGACGCTCTTCCTGCTCATCTGATGACCGCGGACCGCCAGCAGGTCATCGATAAGATCCCCGGCTACAAGGCCCAGAACCTCACGCTGAAGATGATCACCTGGGTGCTCCTCGTGGCCTCGTCCGCGATCCTGGGTGTCTTCTTCTACATCCTCACCCTGCAGAAGCTGCGCCAGTTCGGCGTCCTCAAGGCGATCGGCATGCCGATGCGCACCATTACCTACATTCAGATCTCCCAGCTGACGATCATCTCGATCATCGGCGTCACGATCGGTCTCGGCCTCGCCGCCGCCATGGCGCCGTTCCTACCGAGCACGGTCCCTTCCATCATGACGCTCGCGGACAACGTCACCGTCGCGATCAGCTTCGTCGTGACCTCGATCCTGTGCGGTGCGCTGTCGCTGCTGAAGATCAAGAAGGTGGATCCCATCGAAGTCATCGGCGGAAACGGAGAATAA
- a CDS encoding ABC transporter ATP-binding protein produces the protein MAIIELDSIGKSYADGDQTHRVLSGLSLSVDPGEFVAILGPSGSGKSTLLSIAGLLLSADEGCISIAGQDLTQLSQKQWTRKRLELLGFIFQDHQLLPYMRIGDQLELVAKLKGQKDKAARQAEVRALMEDLGIEASYAKYPRQMSGGQKQRAAIARAFIGNPQLILADEPTASLDPDRGQEIAQLICKEVKSKNKSAIMVTHDRSILPYVDTIYELTHGTLTRLEA, from the coding sequence GTGGCAATCATCGAACTGGATTCGATCGGAAAGTCCTACGCCGACGGCGACCAGACGCACCGCGTGCTGAGTGGCCTCAGCCTGAGCGTCGACCCCGGCGAGTTCGTGGCAATCCTGGGGCCGTCCGGTTCCGGAAAGTCAACGCTCCTGTCCATCGCAGGCCTACTCCTGTCGGCCGACGAGGGGTGCATCTCCATCGCCGGCCAGGACCTGACCCAGCTCAGCCAGAAGCAGTGGACGCGCAAGCGCCTGGAGCTCCTGGGCTTCATCTTCCAGGACCACCAGCTGCTCCCCTACATGCGCATCGGCGATCAGCTCGAGCTCGTCGCCAAGCTCAAGGGGCAGAAGGACAAGGCCGCACGTCAGGCCGAGGTCCGCGCTCTCATGGAGGACCTGGGGATCGAGGCCTCCTACGCCAAGTACCCGCGCCAGATGTCGGGCGGCCAGAAGCAGCGCGCAGCGATCGCTCGTGCCTTCATCGGAAACCCGCAGCTGATCCTCGCCGACGAGCCGACCGCGAGCCTGGACCCGGATCGTGGCCAGGAGATCGCCCAGCTGATCTGCAAGGAAGTGAAGTCGAAGAATAAGAGCGCCATCATGGTGACGCATGATCGCTCGATCCTGCCCTACGTGGACACGATCTACGAGCTCACGCACGGCACGCTGACCAGGCTCGAGGCCTGA
- a CDS encoding ribbon-helix-helix domain-containing protein — translation MSKKQEGTYRLAGGITVTDADLEADAQRFEAGECDGSWKVLPGRPQLFGEDTMPVGTRLPESLVRELDEAAGELGQTRSELVRRFISDGLLALKA, via the coding sequence ATGAGCAAGAAACAAGAGGGGACCTACCGTCTCGCGGGAGGGATCACCGTTACCGACGCTGACCTTGAAGCAGATGCTCAGCGCTTCGAAGCGGGCGAATGCGACGGATCGTGGAAGGTCCTGCCGGGTCGTCCGCAGCTCTTCGGCGAGGACACGATGCCGGTCGGCACGCGCCTGCCCGAATCCCTAGTTCGAGAGCTCGACGAGGCTGCCGGGGAACTCGGACAAACCCGCAGTGAGCTTGTGCGTCGTTTCATTTCTGACGGCCTGCTAGCACTGAAGGCATAA